Proteins encoded in a region of the Ursus arctos isolate Adak ecotype North America unplaced genomic scaffold, UrsArc2.0 scaffold_2, whole genome shotgun sequence genome:
- the MUC1 gene encoding mucin-1, translated as MTLGFRAPLFLLLLVSLQRTAGTTSPSDTPTPTSGPASSSTSSPASSLASHSASSRTSGPASSSASTPASHSASSPTSGPASSSASTPARHSASSPTSRPASSSASSSASTPSRHSASSPTSGPASSSASSSASTPARHSASSPTSGPASSSASSSASTPARHSASPPTSGPASSSASTPARHSASSPTSGPASSSASTPARHSASSPTSGPASSSASTPARHSASSPTSGPASSSASTPARHSASSPTSGPASSSASTPASHSASSPTSGPASSSASNSASTPASHSASPPTSGPASSSASTPASHSASSPTSGPASSSASTPASHSASSPTSGPASSSASSSASTPASHSASPPTSGPASSSASTPASHSASSPTSGPASSSASTPASHSASPPTSGPASSSASTPAHHSASSLTSGPASHGTRTTASTTRHSREPLTSSNSSTSPQFSVRISLFFLSFSIQNLQFDSSLEDPSTSYYQGLQRNISELLLQIYEQQGFLGLSNIKFRPGSVLVESALAFRKGSVDACGVKTQFEERGRDLLDRYDLSISGVTVQDVSFPSSGQSGSGVPGWAVALLVLVCVLVALAIICVIAMTVCQCRRKNCGQLDIFPTRDAYHPMSEYPTYHTHGRYVPPGSGRRSPYEEVSAGNGGSGLSYVNPNPSATSANL; from the exons ATGACACTGGGCTTCCGggcccctctcttccttctgctcctggTGTCCCTACAGCGTACAG CTGGCACTACATCCCCCTCTGACACCCCAACCCCGACCAGCGGCCCGGCCTCCAGCTCGACCTCCTCCCCGGCCTCCTCCCTGGCAAGCCACAGCGCCTCATCCCGGACCAGCGGCCCGGCCTCCAGCTCGGCCTCCACCCCCGCAAGCCACAGCGCCTCATCCCCGACCAGCGGCCCGGCCTCCAGCTCGGCCTCCACCCCGGCACGCCACAGCGCCTCATCCCCGACCAGCCGCCCGGCCTCCAGCTCGGCCTCCAGCTCGGCCTCTACCCCGTCACGCCACAGCGCCTCATCCCCGACCAGCGGCCCGGCCTCCAGCTCGGCCTCCAGCTCGGCCTCTACCCCGGCACGCCACAGCGCCTCATCCCCGACCAGCGGCCCAGCCTCCAGCTCGGCCTCCAGCTCGGCCTCCACCCCGGCACGCCACAGCGCCTCACCCCCGACCAGCGGCCCGGCCTCCAGCTCGGCCTCCACCCCGGCACGCCACAGCGCCTCATCCCCGACCAGCGGCCCGGCCTCCAGCTCGGCCTCCACCCCGGCACGCCACAGCGCCTCATCCCCGACCAGCGGCCCGGCCTCCAGCTCGGCCTCCACCCCGGCACGCCACAGCGCCTCATCCCCGACCAGCGGCCCGGCCTCCAGCTCGGCCTCCACCCCGGCACGCCACAGCGCCTCATCCCCGACCAGCGGCCCGGCCTCCAGCTCGGCCTCCACCCCGGCAAGCCACAGTGCCTCATCCCCGACCAGTGGCCCGGCCTCCAGCTCGGCCTCCAACTCGGCCTCCACCCCGGCAAGCCACAGTGCCTCACCCCCGACCAGCGGCCCGGCCTCCAGCTCGGCCTCCACCCCGGCAAGCCACAGTGCCTCATCCCCGACCAGCGGCCCGGCCTCCAGCTCGGCCTCCACCCCGGCAAGCCACAGCGCCTCATCCCCGACCAGTGGCCCGGCCTCCAGCTCGGCCTCCAGCTCGGCCTCCACCCCGGCAAGCCACAGTGCCTCACCCCCGACCAGCGGCCCGGCCTCCAGCTCGGCCTCCACCCCGGCAAGCCACAGTGCCTCATCCCCGACCAGCGGCCCGGCCTCCAGCTCGGCCTCCACCCCGGCAAGCCACAGTGCCTCACCCCCGACCAGCGGCCCGGCCTCCAGCTCGGCCTCCACCCCGGCACACCACAGCGCCTCATCCCTGACCAGCGGCCCGGCCAGCCACGGCACCAGGACTACTGCCAGCACCACTCGCCATAGCAGAGAACCCCTCACCTCCTCCAATAGTAGCACTTCTCCGCAGTTTTCTGTGCGGATCTCCTTGTTCTTCCTGTCCTTTTCTATTCAGAACCTCCAGTTTGACTCTTCCCTGGAGGATCCCAGCACTAGCTACTACCAGGGGCTGCAGAGGAACATTTCTGAGTTG CTTTTGCAGATTTATGAACAGCAAGGTTTTCTGGGCCTCTCCAATATCAAGTTCAG ACCAGGATCTGTGCTGGTGGAGTCAGCCCTGGCCTTCAGAAAGGGCTCTGTTGACGCCTGCGGCGTGAAGACCCAGTTTGAAGAGCGCGGGAGAGATCTACTAGACAGATACGACCTGTCCATCTCAGGTGTTACTG TGCAAGATGTGTCATTCCCTTCCTCTGGCCAGTCCgggtctggggtgcctggctgggccGTCGCCCTGCTGGTGCTGGTCTGTGTCCTGGTCGCACTCGCCATCATCTGTGTCATTGCCATG ACTGTGTGTCAGTGCCGCCGGAAGAACTGCGGGCAGCTGGACATCTTTCCGACCCGCGACGCCTACCATCCTATGAGCGAGTACCCCACCTACCACACCCACGGGCGCTATGTGCCGCCTGGCAGCGGCAGACGCAGCCCCTatgaggag GTCTCTGCAGGCAACGGGGGCAGCGGCCTCTCTTATGTGAACCCGAACCCATCAGCCACTTCTGCCAACTTGTAG